One Leifsonia shinshuensis DNA window includes the following coding sequences:
- a CDS encoding ATP-dependent Clp protease ATP-binding subunit: MANMQGAPSTQEDAKSALEQYGINLTEIAKSGKLDPVIGRDAEIRRVSQVLTRRTKNNPVLIGEPGVGKTAVVEGLAQRIVAGDVADSLKGKQLVTLDLSALVAGAMYRGQFEERLKAVLKEINDAEGEIITFVDELHILMGAGGGEGSVAASNMLKPMLARGELRLIGATTLNEYREFIEKDAALERRFQQVYVGEPSVEDTVAILRGLKGRYEAHHGVTIEDSALVAAASLSNRYITARQLPDKAIDLIDEAASRLKMEIDSAPVEIDTLQRQVERMKLEEFALKKEKDDASKDRLAQLRERLHEQEDTLEELQERWRAEKAALNRVGELRSQLEEAKTSRDLALRDGRYQEASRIEYETIPNIERELAEAEQAEHSHPRMVNEQVTADDIAAVVAAWTGIPVDRLTQGETEKLLNLEHELGRRIIGQRKAVQAVADAVRRTRAGISDPGRPTGSFLFLGPTGVGKTELAKALAAFLFDDEKAMVRIDMSEYGEKFSVSRLVGAPPGYVGYEQGGQLTEAVRRRPYSVILLDEVEKAHPEVFDVLLQVLDDGRLTDGQGRTVDFRNAILILTSNLGSQHLVDPTLDETEREEAVLQMVRQAFKPEFVNRLDDIVVFSALSQEELGEIVELNIDRLMRRLEERRLELAVTPDARRGLAERGYDPIYGARPLRRLMQREIEDRLATELLAGEIRDGDTVRVDLDPSGERLTVAPVREEV; this comes from the coding sequence ATGGCGAACATGCAGGGCGCCCCCTCCACGCAGGAGGACGCGAAGAGCGCGCTCGAACAGTACGGCATCAACCTCACCGAGATCGCCAAGAGCGGCAAGCTCGACCCGGTCATCGGGCGGGACGCCGAGATCCGCCGCGTCAGCCAGGTGCTGACCCGGCGCACCAAGAACAACCCGGTGCTCATCGGCGAGCCCGGCGTCGGCAAGACGGCCGTCGTGGAGGGGCTGGCCCAGCGCATCGTCGCGGGCGACGTCGCCGACTCGCTCAAGGGCAAGCAGCTGGTCACCCTCGACCTGTCCGCCCTCGTCGCGGGCGCGATGTACCGCGGCCAGTTCGAGGAGCGGCTGAAGGCCGTCCTCAAGGAGATCAACGACGCCGAGGGCGAGATCATCACCTTCGTGGACGAGCTGCACATCCTGATGGGAGCCGGCGGCGGGGAGGGCTCGGTCGCGGCCTCCAACATGCTGAAGCCGATGCTGGCCCGCGGCGAGCTGCGGCTCATCGGCGCGACCACGCTCAACGAGTACCGCGAGTTCATCGAGAAGGACGCCGCCCTGGAGCGCCGCTTCCAGCAGGTGTACGTCGGCGAGCCCAGCGTGGAGGACACGGTCGCCATCCTGCGCGGGCTGAAGGGCCGCTACGAGGCGCACCACGGCGTCACCATCGAGGACTCCGCCCTGGTCGCCGCGGCCTCCCTCTCCAACCGCTACATCACCGCGCGGCAGCTGCCGGACAAGGCGATCGACCTGATCGACGAGGCCGCCAGCCGGCTCAAGATGGAGATTGACTCCGCCCCGGTGGAGATCGACACCCTGCAGCGCCAGGTCGAGCGCATGAAGCTCGAGGAGTTCGCGCTCAAGAAGGAGAAGGACGACGCCAGCAAGGACCGCCTGGCGCAGCTCCGCGAGCGCCTCCACGAGCAGGAGGACACCCTCGAAGAGCTCCAGGAGCGCTGGCGCGCCGAGAAGGCCGCGCTCAACCGGGTCGGCGAACTGCGCTCGCAGCTGGAGGAGGCCAAGACCAGCCGCGACCTCGCCCTCCGCGACGGCCGATACCAGGAGGCCTCCCGCATCGAGTACGAGACCATCCCCAACATCGAGCGCGAGCTGGCGGAGGCCGAGCAGGCCGAGCACAGCCACCCCCGCATGGTGAACGAGCAGGTCACCGCCGACGACATCGCAGCGGTCGTGGCCGCGTGGACGGGCATCCCGGTCGACCGGCTCACCCAGGGCGAGACCGAGAAGCTGCTGAACCTGGAGCACGAGCTCGGCCGGCGCATCATCGGCCAGAGGAAGGCCGTGCAGGCGGTCGCCGACGCGGTCCGGCGCACCAGGGCGGGCATCTCCGACCCCGGGCGCCCGACCGGATCGTTCCTGTTCCTCGGTCCGACCGGCGTCGGCAAGACCGAGCTGGCGAAGGCGCTCGCCGCGTTCCTCTTCGACGACGAGAAGGCGATGGTGCGCATCGACATGAGTGAGTACGGGGAGAAGTTCTCCGTCTCGCGGCTCGTCGGCGCCCCTCCCGGGTATGTCGGTTACGAGCAGGGCGGCCAGCTGACGGAGGCCGTGCGGCGTCGCCCGTACTCGGTCATCCTGCTGGACGAGGTCGAGAAGGCGCACCCCGAGGTCTTCGACGTGCTGCTGCAGGTGCTCGACGACGGCCGCCTCACCGACGGCCAGGGCCGCACGGTCGACTTCCGCAACGCGATCCTGATCCTGACCTCCAACCTCGGCAGCCAGCATCTGGTCGACCCGACGCTGGACGAGACCGAGCGCGAGGAGGCCGTGCTGCAGATGGTCCGGCAGGCGTTCAAGCCGGAGTTCGTCAACCGGCTGGACGACATCGTCGTGTTCTCCGCGCTCAGCCAGGAGGAGCTCGGCGAGATCGTGGAGCTCAACATCGACCGCCTGATGCGGCGGCTCGAGGAGCGCCGGCTGGAGCTGGCGGTCACCCCGGACGCCCGGCGCGGGCTGGCCGAGCGCGGCTACGACCCGATCTACGGGGCGCGCCCGCTGCGCCGGCTGATGCAGCGCGAGATCGAGGACCGGCTGGCCACCGAGCTGCTCGCGGGCGAGATCCGCGACGGCGACACGGTGCGCGTCGACCTCGACCCGTCCGGCGAGCGGCTCACTGTCGCCCCGGTGCGCGAGGAGGTCTAG
- a CDS encoding GNAT family N-acetyltransferase: MPDVSRRAATALRAVVLGVTELNVVEPRTVRLRPVEARETGDPLETSEAGMPSAVRPGAVTSRPATAADEPFLRRVFRDVRHGDPGTGAAVPDPSLGVKYRAHSADRRDRYPDAETAIVLEDGEPVGTLTLHHEDGRTHLVDLAVVAGRRGRGIGSAVLSGLLASHHRLTVTVWEQNLGAQRLYERHGFSVVAEQFGYLLMATEADR, translated from the coding sequence GTGCCCGACGTTTCGCGACGTGCCGCGACGGCGCTGCGCGCGGTCGTGCTCGGAGTGACCGAGCTGAACGTCGTAGAACCGCGGACCGTCCGGCTGCGGCCGGTCGAAGCACGGGAGACCGGCGACCCGCTGGAGACCAGCGAGGCCGGCATGCCCTCCGCCGTCCGCCCTGGCGCAGTGACGTCGAGGCCCGCGACCGCCGCCGACGAGCCGTTCCTCCGGCGCGTGTTCCGGGACGTCCGCCACGGCGATCCCGGCACGGGCGCCGCCGTCCCCGACCCGTCGCTGGGCGTCAAGTACCGCGCGCACTCCGCCGACCGGCGCGACCGCTATCCCGACGCCGAGACCGCCATCGTCCTGGAGGACGGCGAACCTGTCGGAACCCTCACGCTGCACCACGAGGACGGCCGCACGCACCTCGTGGACCTCGCCGTCGTCGCCGGACGCCGGGGCCGCGGCATCGGCTCCGCGGTGCTGTCCGGGCTCCTCGCCTCGCACCACCGGCTCACGGTCACGGTCTGGGAGCAGAACCTCGGCGCCCAGCGACTGTACGAGCGGCACGGCTTCTCGGTCGTCGCCGAGCAGTTCGGCTACCTGCTGATGGCGACGGAGGCCGACCGCTGA
- a CDS encoding zinc-dependent alcohol dehydrogenase family protein, which produces MLATIIHGERDVRLEEVPDPVLSTGGDAIVRVVAACVCGSDLWPYRGVTPTASPRRIGHEFVGVVEEVGPEVSTIAVGDFVIAPFYDCDMTCENCKNGVSTSCLHGGWWGADDKVGGFADGGQGQKVRVPHADGSLVATPEYPRAELIPSLLTLSDVMGTGHHAAVSAGVTEGSTVVVVGDGAVGLCAVLASKRLGASRIVAMSRHESRQALAREFGATDIVAERGEEGIAAVKDLFDGIGPDCVLEAVGTKESMDQAIRSARPGGMVGYVGVPNGGAELPIRTLFNTNVGVNGGVAPVRNYVEELLQDVWSGAIEPGKVFDLEVPLEDIAEAYAAMDERRAIKTLVRP; this is translated from the coding sequence ATGCTTGCGACCATCATCCACGGAGAGCGCGACGTGCGCCTCGAAGAAGTCCCCGACCCCGTCCTCTCGACCGGCGGAGACGCCATCGTGCGCGTCGTGGCGGCGTGCGTCTGCGGTTCCGACCTGTGGCCGTACCGCGGCGTGACGCCGACGGCCTCCCCGCGCCGCATCGGCCACGAGTTCGTCGGCGTCGTGGAGGAGGTCGGCCCCGAGGTGTCGACCATCGCCGTCGGCGACTTCGTGATCGCCCCGTTCTACGACTGCGACATGACCTGCGAGAACTGCAAGAACGGTGTCAGCACCTCCTGCCTGCACGGCGGCTGGTGGGGCGCCGACGACAAGGTCGGCGGCTTCGCCGACGGCGGCCAGGGCCAGAAGGTGCGCGTGCCGCACGCCGACGGCTCGCTCGTCGCGACGCCGGAGTACCCGCGCGCGGAGCTCATCCCGAGCCTCCTGACCCTGTCGGACGTGATGGGCACCGGTCACCACGCCGCCGTCTCCGCCGGCGTCACCGAGGGCAGCACCGTCGTCGTGGTCGGCGACGGCGCGGTCGGCCTGTGCGCGGTGCTCGCGTCCAAGCGGCTCGGCGCGTCCCGCATCGTCGCCATGTCGCGGCACGAGTCGCGCCAGGCGCTGGCCCGCGAGTTCGGTGCGACCGACATCGTCGCCGAGCGCGGCGAGGAGGGCATCGCGGCGGTCAAGGACCTCTTCGACGGCATCGGCCCGGACTGCGTGCTGGAGGCCGTCGGCACCAAGGAGTCGATGGACCAGGCCATCCGGTCCGCGCGTCCCGGCGGGATGGTCGGTTACGTCGGCGTCCCGAACGGCGGCGCAGAGCTGCCCATCCGCACACTGTTCAACACGAACGTCGGCGTGAACGGCGGCGTCGCCCCGGTGCGCAACTACGTGGAGGAGCTGCTGCAGGACGTCTGGTCGGGCGCGATCGAGCCGGGCAAGGTCTTCGACCTGGAGGTGCCGCTGGAGGACATCGCCGAGGCCTACGCCGCGATGGACGAGCGCCGCGCGATCAAGACCCTGGTGCGGCCGTAA
- a CDS encoding nitroreductase family protein: protein MSLTDTVTRTADTSFPLLPALAERWSPRAFDTEAVIDEDKLTAALEAARWSPSANNSQPWRFIVARRGTEAFDAIVANLMGFNQMWAGAAGALVVALAEVVDAEGNERRWATYDVGQAVAHLSVQAHHDGLHTHQMGGFDPAGIRAAFDVEERFVPVSVTAVGMLGDVDALPEPLRERELAPRTRNALDEVVLVNS, encoded by the coding sequence ATGTCGCTGACCGACACCGTCACCCGCACCGCCGACACGTCCTTCCCGCTGCTGCCCGCGCTCGCCGAGCGCTGGAGCCCGCGCGCCTTCGACACCGAGGCCGTCATCGACGAGGACAAGCTGACCGCCGCCCTCGAGGCCGCGCGCTGGTCGCCGTCCGCCAACAACTCCCAGCCGTGGCGCTTCATCGTCGCCCGGCGCGGCACCGAGGCCTTCGACGCGATCGTCGCCAACCTGATGGGCTTCAACCAGATGTGGGCCGGCGCGGCCGGCGCGCTCGTCGTCGCCCTCGCCGAGGTCGTCGACGCGGAGGGCAACGAGCGTCGCTGGGCCACCTACGACGTCGGCCAGGCCGTCGCGCACCTGAGCGTCCAGGCCCACCACGACGGCCTGCACACCCACCAGATGGGCGGCTTCGACCCGGCGGGGATCCGTGCCGCGTTCGACGTCGAGGAGCGCTTCGTGCCGGTCTCCGTGACCGCCGTCGGCATGCTCGGCGACGTGGACGCGCTGCCCGAGCCGCTGCGCGAGCGCGAGCTCGCCCCGCGCACCCGCAACGCGCTGGACGAGGTCGTGCTCGTCAACTCCTGA
- a CDS encoding CorA family divalent cation transporter, whose protein sequence is MSQQVQESLQLRGSLFDGDQRTDVGSLAEVLDVLQTSTAFGYLEIRDPDRLQLAELADRLGADDIIHPPASASTGHMPMVAGEHVRLSTHRVQLEEPTFQLVVADLHIYVLPRLLILDHDGDFDFEPLRARLATEKRHRDQGVGWLLWIVLDELLGEAGAALNALDDELDDIEDVLLAPGAKPAIIQNRVYQLRKSASRLRRCLLPLRDAVDALLRREADCVSPALFPLFQGLYDRGVHHVEWADSLRDLVTALSDTQIAMEGNRLNVIMKKVTSWAAIIAVPAAVTGFYGQNLPYPGFNTMGGLWMSTLLMVVGCGGLYLTFKRKDWL, encoded by the coding sequence GTGTCGCAACAGGTTCAGGAGTCGCTCCAGCTCCGGGGGTCGCTCTTCGACGGGGACCAGCGCACCGACGTCGGCTCCCTCGCCGAGGTGCTGGACGTGCTCCAGACGAGCACCGCGTTCGGCTACCTGGAGATCCGGGACCCCGACCGCCTGCAGCTCGCCGAGCTGGCCGACCGGCTCGGCGCCGACGACATCATCCACCCGCCGGCGTCGGCCTCCACCGGGCACATGCCCATGGTCGCCGGCGAGCACGTCCGCCTGTCCACTCACCGGGTGCAGCTGGAGGAGCCGACGTTCCAGCTGGTCGTCGCGGACCTGCACATCTACGTGCTGCCGCGGCTGCTGATCCTCGACCACGACGGCGACTTCGACTTCGAGCCGCTGCGCGCCCGGCTCGCCACCGAGAAGCGGCACCGCGACCAGGGCGTCGGCTGGCTGCTGTGGATCGTGCTGGACGAGCTGCTCGGCGAGGCCGGCGCCGCCCTCAACGCGCTCGACGACGAGCTGGACGACATCGAGGACGTGCTCCTGGCCCCCGGTGCCAAGCCGGCCATCATCCAGAACCGCGTCTATCAGCTGCGCAAGTCGGCCTCCCGCCTGCGCCGCTGCCTCCTCCCGCTCCGCGACGCCGTTGACGCCCTGCTCCGCCGCGAGGCCGACTGCGTCAGCCCGGCGCTGTTCCCGCTCTTCCAGGGCCTCTACGACCGCGGCGTGCACCACGTGGAGTGGGCGGACTCGCTGCGCGACCTGGTAACCGCGCTGTCCGACACGCAGATCGCGATGGAGGGCAACCGCCTCAACGTCATCATGAAGAAGGTGACCAGCTGGGCGGCGATCATCGCGGTCCCGGCGGCGGTGACCGGCTTCTACGGCCAGAACCTGCCGTACCCGGGCTTCAACACGATGGGCGGCCTGTGGATGTCGACGCTGCTCATGGTCGTGGGCTGCGGCGGGCTGTACCTGACGTTCAAGCGGAAGGACTGGCTGTAG
- a CDS encoding UBP-type zinc finger domain-containing protein, with product MPDGFDPTVPPSGAGCADCDASGGWWVHLRRCAECGHVGCCDSSLSRHARAHAAATGHPVAQSFEPGEDWFWDYALDAYVEGPLLAPPDSHPATQTTPGPAERVPADWQEVLAARG from the coding sequence ATGCCCGACGGATTCGACCCCACCGTCCCGCCGTCCGGCGCGGGCTGCGCCGACTGCGACGCGTCCGGAGGGTGGTGGGTGCATCTCCGCCGCTGCGCCGAGTGCGGGCACGTGGGGTGCTGCGACTCCTCGCTGTCCCGGCATGCCCGCGCGCATGCCGCGGCGACGGGGCATCCGGTCGCGCAGAGCTTCGAGCCGGGGGAGGACTGGTTCTGGGATTACGCACTCGACGCCTACGTCGAGGGGCCGCTGCTCGCGCCGCCGGACAGCCATCCCGCGACGCAGACCACCCCGGGGCCGGCCGAGCGTGTGCCGGCCGATTGGCAGGAGGTCCTGGCCGCGCGCGGCTGA
- a CDS encoding tyrosine-type recombinase/integrase, translating into MSVRGADGPEEERSVRVAQGSPAARLLTPGVALFAAEETVLAAMLEGWELQQRSRMLSGLTIERRLLTVRRFASFTNDYPWHWTPGDVEAWTAEMVSAGMAHSTVRNYQMAVSLFCGYLSDPRYQWHEVCERHFGDVPVQVFHEWNTVIHRSDYEGRPGNRPLSRDELQAFFDYCDQRVSQVQSTGRKGWLAAFRDATLFKTIYAWGLRRREASKLETVDWSGNAAAIGFGRYGALAVRYGKALRGSPPRRRTVLTTMGWAAEAVAEWTEELRPLYDATGTALWPTERRARVSADAISRRFAEYRDAIGLDRNLGPHCLRHSYATHLLEDGFDHLFVQQQLGHSWGSTTAIYTTVGADYKNKALRRALDRAFQPETE; encoded by the coding sequence GTGTCGGTGCGAGGTGCGGATGGTCCCGAGGAGGAGCGGTCGGTGCGCGTTGCTCAAGGCAGCCCAGCGGCGCGGCTGCTCACACCGGGCGTGGCGCTGTTCGCCGCCGAGGAGACCGTGCTCGCGGCGATGCTGGAGGGCTGGGAGCTGCAGCAGCGGTCCCGAATGCTGTCGGGGTTGACGATCGAGCGTCGGCTGTTGACGGTTCGCCGGTTCGCGTCGTTCACGAACGACTACCCGTGGCACTGGACGCCGGGCGATGTCGAGGCGTGGACGGCGGAGATGGTCTCGGCGGGGATGGCGCACTCGACGGTGCGGAACTACCAGATGGCGGTGTCGCTGTTCTGCGGCTACCTCTCCGATCCCCGTTATCAGTGGCACGAGGTCTGCGAACGGCACTTCGGAGACGTGCCGGTGCAGGTGTTCCACGAGTGGAACACGGTGATCCATCGCAGCGACTACGAGGGGCGGCCGGGCAACCGGCCGCTGTCGCGCGACGAGCTCCAAGCGTTCTTCGACTATTGCGACCAGCGCGTCTCCCAGGTGCAGTCGACGGGCCGCAAGGGCTGGCTGGCGGCGTTCCGCGACGCGACACTGTTCAAGACGATCTACGCCTGGGGTCTGCGCCGGCGGGAAGCCTCCAAGTTGGAGACGGTTGACTGGTCGGGCAACGCTGCGGCTATCGGGTTCGGCCGATACGGGGCGCTGGCCGTCCGCTACGGCAAAGCACTGCGCGGCAGCCCGCCCAGGCGTCGCACCGTTCTGACCACGATGGGGTGGGCGGCCGAGGCCGTCGCGGAGTGGACGGAGGAGCTTCGCCCGCTCTACGACGCGACAGGCACGGCGTTGTGGCCGACTGAGCGGCGCGCCCGCGTCAGCGCGGATGCGATCTCGCGACGGTTCGCCGAGTACCGGGACGCGATCGGTCTGGACCGGAACCTCGGCCCGCACTGCCTGCGCCACTCGTATGCGACGCATCTGCTCGAAGACGGCTTCGACCACTTGTTCGTGCAGCAGCAGCTCGGCCATTCCTGGGGCTCGACGACCGCGATCTACACGACCGTCGGCGCCGACTACAAGAACAAGGCGCTGCGCCGAGCCCTCGACCGCGCCTTCCAGCCCGAGACCGAGTGA
- a CDS encoding helix-turn-helix domain-containing protein produces the protein MARTPQPRLGYRWHLRRLMAAQEMFATTTLVPLLAERGIVLSEAQVYRLVTGTPERLSLRTLTALCDILGCTPNDLIEPVAETAAVKATGTTGKPTAVSATAKTRTPRRADITRSK, from the coding sequence ATGGCACGCACACCCCAGCCCCGCCTGGGATACCGATGGCACCTGCGACGGCTGATGGCCGCCCAGGAGATGTTCGCCACCACGACACTGGTTCCGCTGCTCGCCGAGCGCGGCATCGTCCTGTCTGAAGCGCAGGTATATCGGCTCGTCACCGGCACCCCCGAGCGGTTGAGCCTGCGCACTCTGACCGCGCTCTGCGACATCCTCGGCTGCACCCCGAACGACCTCATCGAGCCCGTCGCCGAGACCGCAGCCGTCAAAGCTACCGGCACCACCGGGAAACCCACTGCCGTCTCGGCCACGGCGAAGACCCGCACCCCGCGGCGCGCGGATATCACCCGCAGCAAGTGA
- a CDS encoding glycosyltransferase family 2 protein, which yields MFIFLLQLRHMLGGHPEFYLFAIYSALIWVIWIVKVLMSRRYRPYTGEFHGTTSVVVPVVDEPLDLFRDVLGRMVEQRPGEIIVVINGAPNPELAEVCEEFAPLVRWVHTPIPGKRNAVMIGTRMSTGEITVLVDSDTVWTQDTLSELVKPFADQRVGGVTTKQRILEPERSWITRWADWLENSRALYSMPAQSVVGQIGCLPGRTIAFRRSILMRVMDKFMTEKFLGVFLEVSDDRTLTNLTLKEGYRTVYQHTSLCYTDAPLKVKKLFKQQLRWARGSQYNTMRMLPWMLGHAPILAFFFVMDILLPFILAGVLGGWVYRSITGQGYNFYEGFLKSYGIQGGIITVVALMVASSVISMSIRQIRHLSEKPSDFFRLPIFIIVSTFFLMPIRLLGFFRMAHASGWGTRAGAYAGGPGEISSDDEIAALGTTTAERVDLPDAVGGVTSATALAIATRPTTAVTTRAQAKTTTKKTTTKKTTRRRLNPLAAIPYLIGIAILTLEALFLV from the coding sequence GTGTTCATCTTCCTGCTGCAACTCCGGCACATGCTGGGCGGCCACCCCGAGTTCTACCTGTTCGCCATCTACTCCGCCCTGATCTGGGTCATCTGGATCGTCAAGGTCCTGATGTCCCGCCGCTACCGCCCGTACACCGGCGAGTTCCACGGCACGACCAGCGTCGTCGTCCCGGTCGTGGACGAGCCGCTCGACCTGTTCCGCGACGTGCTCGGCCGCATGGTCGAGCAGCGGCCGGGGGAGATCATCGTCGTCATCAACGGCGCCCCCAACCCCGAGCTGGCGGAGGTGTGCGAGGAGTTCGCGCCGCTGGTGCGCTGGGTGCACACGCCCATCCCGGGCAAGCGCAACGCGGTGATGATCGGGACGCGGATGTCCACCGGCGAGATCACCGTCCTGGTCGACTCCGACACCGTCTGGACCCAGGACACCCTGAGCGAGCTGGTCAAGCCGTTCGCCGACCAGCGCGTGGGCGGCGTCACCACGAAGCAGCGCATCCTGGAGCCGGAGCGGAGCTGGATCACCCGCTGGGCGGACTGGCTGGAGAACTCGCGCGCGCTCTACTCGATGCCCGCGCAGAGCGTCGTCGGGCAGATCGGCTGCCTCCCCGGCCGGACCATCGCCTTCCGCCGCTCGATCCTGATGCGGGTCATGGACAAGTTCATGACCGAGAAGTTCCTCGGGGTGTTCCTGGAGGTCTCCGACGACCGCACGCTGACCAACCTGACGCTGAAGGAGGGCTACCGCACCGTCTACCAGCACACCAGCCTCTGCTACACGGACGCCCCGCTGAAGGTGAAGAAGCTGTTCAAGCAGCAGCTCCGCTGGGCGCGCGGCAGCCAGTACAACACGATGCGGATGCTGCCGTGGATGCTCGGCCACGCGCCGATCCTGGCGTTCTTCTTCGTGATGGACATCCTGCTGCCGTTCATCCTCGCCGGCGTGCTGGGCGGCTGGGTGTACCGGTCGATCACCGGCCAGGGCTACAACTTCTACGAGGGCTTCCTGAAGTCTTACGGCATCCAGGGCGGCATCATTACGGTGGTCGCGCTGATGGTCGCGTCGTCCGTGATCAGCATGTCGATCCGGCAGATCCGGCACCTCTCCGAGAAGCCGAGCGACTTCTTCCGCCTGCCGATCTTCATCATCGTCTCGACGTTCTTCCTCATGCCGATCCGGCTGCTCGGCTTCTTCCGGATGGCGCATGCCAGCGGCTGGGGCACCAGGGCCGGGGCGTACGCCGGAGGGCCGGGGGAGATCAGCTCGGACGACGAGATCGCCGCGCTCGGGACGACCACCGCCGAGCGTGTCGACCTACCCGACGCCGTCGGAGGGGTGACCTCCGCGACCGCCCTCGCGATCGCCACGCGCCCCACGACCGCCGTCACCACCCGCGCGCAGGCGAAGACCACCACCAAGAAGACCACCACCAAGAAGACCACCCGGCGCCGGCTGAACCCGCTCGCCGCCATCCCGTACCTGATCGGCATCGCGATCCTGACCCTGGAGGCCCTGTTCCTTGTCTAG
- a CDS encoding glycoside hydrolase family 26 protein has protein sequence MSSPTFTGRVAGRAHSWWAQSKSRSQATLAAFLALAMVLIGISAYVWVSPTGAPLREAVADATETVTPFATQNAELKRNLDRATQTIASQKGKMTAMQAESVAAQAGAAKQLAVAQQKAQAAQSELASVKAQLAAAQAKSGNSSTHSSTGAGASGKPASSSSGSADTPVTAPARADLLDPSTRYFGMYTDQAPFNWATFDATSTKIGVSPNLVGYFQGWDQTFRADAVKRAWQQGRMPMMTWESRPSSADNSSNSAPDYSLPKIIGGDFDAYLHQYAKDVVASGLPLAIRLDHEMNGIWYPWSENDGAGNPINGNSPGDYVKMWRHVHDIFQQEGANDLVVWVWAPNIVNNLPATHKAAGYLENLYPGDDYVDWVGLSGYLRPPYKSDNDFSFGYTFQPSLDKLRSITKKPIILAEVGASETDGHKPGWITSFFTALAKPENSDIIGFSWFNLAVTSYVEGVRATNDWRIDSRSDTLSAFIAGLTRPEDDFTLTPAP, from the coding sequence TTGTCTAGCCCGACCTTCACCGGCCGCGTCGCCGGCCGAGCCCACAGCTGGTGGGCCCAGTCCAAGTCCCGCTCGCAGGCCACCCTGGCCGCCTTCCTCGCGCTGGCCATGGTCCTGATCGGCATCTCCGCCTACGTGTGGGTCTCGCCCACTGGGGCTCCGCTGCGCGAGGCGGTCGCCGACGCCACTGAGACCGTGACGCCGTTCGCCACGCAGAACGCGGAGCTCAAGCGCAACCTCGACCGCGCGACGCAGACCATCGCCTCCCAGAAGGGGAAGATGACCGCGATGCAGGCCGAGTCCGTCGCAGCCCAGGCCGGCGCCGCCAAGCAGCTCGCCGTCGCACAGCAGAAGGCGCAGGCCGCGCAGAGCGAACTCGCGAGCGTCAAGGCGCAGCTCGCCGCCGCGCAGGCGAAGTCCGGTAACTCGTCCACTCACTCGTCCACCGGTGCGGGGGCCTCCGGCAAGCCCGCGTCGAGCTCGTCCGGCAGCGCGGACACCCCGGTCACAGCTCCGGCCCGCGCCGACCTCCTGGACCCGTCGACCCGCTACTTCGGCATGTACACCGACCAGGCGCCGTTCAACTGGGCCACCTTCGACGCCACGAGCACGAAGATTGGCGTCTCGCCCAACCTGGTCGGCTACTTCCAGGGCTGGGACCAGACGTTCCGCGCCGACGCCGTCAAGCGCGCCTGGCAGCAGGGCCGCATGCCGATGATGACCTGGGAGTCGCGTCCGAGCAGCGCGGACAACTCGTCCAACTCGGCGCCGGACTACTCGCTCCCGAAGATCATCGGAGGCGACTTCGACGCCTACCTGCACCAGTACGCGAAGGATGTCGTCGCGAGCGGCCTCCCGCTCGCGATCCGGCTCGACCACGAGATGAACGGCATCTGGTACCCGTGGTCGGAGAACGACGGCGCGGGCAACCCGATCAACGGCAACAGTCCGGGCGACTACGTGAAGATGTGGCGGCACGTCCACGACATCTTCCAGCAGGAGGGCGCGAACGACCTGGTCGTCTGGGTGTGGGCGCCGAACATCGTCAACAACCTCCCCGCAACGCACAAGGCGGCCGGCTACCTCGAGAACCTCTACCCCGGCGACGACTACGTCGACTGGGTGGGGCTGTCGGGCTACCTGCGCCCGCCGTACAAGTCCGACAACGACTTCAGCTTCGGCTACACGTTCCAGCCGAGCCTCGACAAGCTGCGCAGCATCACGAAGAAGCCGATCATCCTCGCGGAGGTCGGAGCGTCGGAGACCGACGGCCACAAGCCCGGCTGGATCACCTCCTTCTTCACTGCCCTCGCCAAACCGGAGAACTCCGACATCATCGGCTTCTCCTGGTTCAACCTCGCCGTGACCAGCTACGTGGAGGGCGTCCGCGCCACCAACGACTGGCGTATCGACTCCCGTTCGGACACGCTGTCGGCGTTCATCGCCGGCCTCACCCGGCCGGAAGACGACTTCACCCTCACCCCGGCTCCGTGA